From one Triticum aestivum cultivar Chinese Spring chromosome 4B, IWGSC CS RefSeq v2.1, whole genome shotgun sequence genomic stretch:
- the LOC123094477 gene encoding uncharacterized protein isoform X2: METIGMATEDAASGGLEFLADPVDRFPLRDLGSGEAVLDAATTQTLVCAAAQSSVDGTARWGRQLRRGQLVSTKLGAVGRQRRKPSLWLGKMSTYWPSPS, translated from the exons ATGGAAACCATAGGAATGGCGACGGAGGATGCCGCATCCGGCGGCCTCGAGTTCTTGGCAGATCCCGTTGACAG GTTTCCGTTGCGGGATCTCGGCAGCGGCGAGGCTGTGCTTGATGCCGCAACCACCCAAACACTCGTGTGCGCAGCCGCGCAGTCGAGCGTCGACGGTACAGCTAGATGGGGGCGCCAGCTGCGAAGGGGTCAGCTTGTCAGCACCAAGCTCGGAGCAGTCGGCCGGCAAAGACGAAAGCCAAGCCTCTGGCTGGGCAAAATG AGTACGTATTGGCCGAGCCCCTCTTGA
- the LOC123094477 gene encoding uncharacterized protein isoform X1: METIGMATEDAASGGLEFLADPVDRFPLRDLGSGEAVLDAATTQTLVCAAAQSSVDGTARWGRQLRRGQLVSTKLGAVGRQRRKPSLWLGKMVLILGLIMESNIHIILQKKDCACITLLAEKTELRLQFQKFTKQGGSILMLHVWVLQSTYWPSPS; this comes from the exons ATGGAAACCATAGGAATGGCGACGGAGGATGCCGCATCCGGCGGCCTCGAGTTCTTGGCAGATCCCGTTGACAG GTTTCCGTTGCGGGATCTCGGCAGCGGCGAGGCTGTGCTTGATGCCGCAACCACCCAAACACTCGTGTGCGCAGCCGCGCAGTCGAGCGTCGACGGTACAGCTAGATGGGGGCGCCAGCTGCGAAGGGGTCAGCTTGTCAGCACCAAGCTCGGAGCAGTCGGCCGGCAAAGACGAAAGCCAAGCCTCTGGCTGGGCAAAATGGTATTGATATTGGGACTTATTATGGAAAGCAATATTCACATCATTTTGCAAAAAAAGGACTGCGCATGTATCACGCTGCTGGCGGAAAAAACCGAATTACGCTTGCAATTTCAAAAGTTCACAAAACAGGGTGGTAGCATACTGATGCTCCATGTGTGGGTGTTGCAGAGTACGTATTGGCCGAGCCCCTCTTGA
- the LOC123094479 gene encoding vignain, with the protein MWRSILLVVVVALALAPAPALGIPFTEKDLASEENLRGLYERWRSHYTVSRRGLGADAEERRFNVFKENARYIHEGNKKDRPFRLALNKFADMTTDEFRRTYAGSRVRHHLSLSGGRRGDGSFRYGDADNLPPAVDWRQKGAVTAIKDQGQCGSCWAFSTIVAVEGINKIRTGKLVSLSEQELMDCDNVNNQGCDGGLMDYAFQFIHKNGITTESNYPYQGEQGSCDLAKEKAHAVTIDGYEDVPANDESALQKAVAGQPVSVAIDASGNDFQFYSEGVFTGECSTDLDHGVAAVGYGTTRDGTKYWIVKNSWGEDWGEKGYIRMQRGVSQAEGQCGIAMQASYPTKSAPRARAVREGSHTDEL; encoded by the exons ATGTGGAGGTCCATCTTGCTCGTGGTGGTGGTCGCGCTGGcgctggcgccggcgccggcgctgggGATCCCGTTCACCGAGAAGGACCTCGCCTCGGAGGAGAACCTGCGGGGGCTCTACGAGAGGTGGAGGAGCCACTACACGGTGTCGCGGAGGGGCCTCGGCGCCGACGCGGAGGAGCGCCGGTTCAACGTGTTCAAGGAGAACGCGCGGTACATCCACGAGGGCAACAAGAAGGACAGGCCCTTCAGGCTGGCGCTCAACAAGTTCGCCGACATGACCACGGACGAGTTCCGGCGCACGTACGCCGGGTCCAGGGTGCGGCACCACCTTTCCCTGAGCGGCGGCCGCCGGGGCGACGGCAGCTTCAGGTACGGCGACGCCGACAACCTGCCGCCGGCGGTGGACTGGCGGCAGAAGGGCGCGGTCACCGCCATCAAGGACCAAGGGCAGTGCG GGAGCTGCTGGGCGTTCTCGACGATCGTGGCTGTGGAGGGCATCAACAAGATCAGGACGGGGAAGCTGGTGTCGCTGTCGGAGCAGGAGCTCATGGACTGCGACAACGTCAACAACCAGGGCTGCGACGGCGGCCTCATGGACTACGCCTTCCAGTTCATCCACAAGAACGGGATCACCACCGAGTCCAACTACCCGTATCAAGGCGAGCAGGGCAGCTGCGACCTGGCAAAG GAAAAGGCTCATGCCGTGACAATCGACGGCTACGAGGATGTCCCCGCCAACGATGAGTCTGCCCTACAGAAAGCCGTCGCAGGCCAGCCCGTGTCCGTTGCAATAGATGCCAGCGGCAACGACTTCCAGTTCTACTCAGAG GGCGTCTTCACTGGAGAATGCAGCACGGATCTCGACCACGGTGTCGCCGCCGTCGGGTACGGCACTACTCGGGATGGCACCAAATACTGGATCGTGAAGAACTCGTGGGGAGAGGACTGGGGTGAGAAGGGCTACATCAGGATGCAGCGCGGGGTGTCGCAGGCAGAGGGGCAGTGTGGCATCGCCATGCAGGCGTCGTACCCAACTAAGTCGGCACCACGTGCTAGGGCAGTCAGGGAAGGGTCTCATACTGATGAGCTCTGA